In Campylobacter mucosalis, a single window of DNA contains:
- a CDS encoding ABC transporter substrate-binding protein produces MMKIFKVIAILFAIFGFANAEIKTITDVLGREVKVDLPAKRIALGFYYTDFLAVGGVKALDNVVGFSKAVWTDWTPTSWDVYSKAVPKLNDLADFGEVEVGTFSVEKVLSLKPDLLILAAWQYSVLEFDLEPIQKAGIPIIVLDYNREKVELHAKSTEILGEITGETKRANELVKWYKGIAQNVADRIAKANLPKPKIYIEFGNKGPKESGFTYGKDMWGSLIDLAGGDNIAAPFVKQWAPINPEQVIVSRPDVIIITGRETELKKNAEAMVMGININENEALKRLNPYKLRQGWQNLPAIKDNRLYGAYMGASRNLTDASMIEFIAKALYPELFSDLDPLKTYIEFHKKYLPIIPNGTFMIRASK; encoded by the coding sequence ATGATGAAAATTTTTAAGGTTATTGCAATTTTGTTTGCCATTTTTGGCTTTGCAAACGCAGAGATCAAAACGATCACCGACGTTTTAGGGCGTGAAGTTAAGGTTGATTTACCTGCTAAACGCATAGCACTTGGCTTTTATTATACCGATTTTTTAGCTGTTGGTGGCGTTAAGGCACTTGATAATGTTGTTGGTTTTTCAAAGGCTGTTTGGACTGACTGGACACCTACAAGCTGGGATGTTTATAGCAAAGCAGTGCCAAAACTAAACGATTTAGCTGACTTTGGTGAAGTTGAAGTTGGAACATTTTCGGTTGAAAAGGTGCTTTCATTAAAACCTGATTTACTAATTCTTGCTGCTTGGCAGTATTCTGTTTTAGAATTTGATTTAGAGCCAATCCAAAAGGCCGGAATTCCAATAATTGTTCTTGATTATAATAGAGAAAAAGTAGAACTTCACGCAAAAAGCACAGAAATTTTAGGTGAGATTACTGGAGAAACAAAAAGAGCTAATGAGCTTGTAAAATGGTATAAAGGCATAGCACAAAATGTAGCTGATAGGATAGCAAAAGCAAATTTGCCTAAGCCAAAAATTTACATTGAGTTTGGCAACAAAGGACCAAAAGAGAGTGGCTTTACATACGGAAAAGATATGTGGGGTTCGCTAATTGACCTAGCTGGTGGCGATAACATAGCAGCGCCTTTTGTAAAACAATGGGCACCGATAAATCCAGAACAAGTCATCGTTTCACGCCCTGATGTGATTATTATTACAGGTAGAGAAACCGAGCTTAAAAAGAATGCTGAAGCTATGGTAATGGGTATCAATATAAATGAGAACGAGGCTCTAAAACGCCTAAACCCATACAAACTAAGACAAGGTTGGCAAAATTTACCAGCCATAAAAGATAACCGCCTTTATGGTGCTTATATGGGTGCAAGTAGAAATTTAACAGACGCTTCAATGATTGAATTTATCGCAAAAGCACTATATCCTGAGCTTTTTAGCGACCTTGATCCGCTTAAAACTTACATTGAATTTCATAAAAAATACCTGCCTATCATTCCAAACGGCACATTTATGATTAGAGCAAGTAAGTAA
- a CDS encoding FecCD family ABC transporter permease: MDAKNTIAQHRKREYKRFLIIITFLTIAFVSLVFDIATGPSMLSPSEVLAALLEPILKSDKVDSTAFIIVWDLRLPIALMALVVGATLGVGGAQIQTLLNNPMASPYTLGLAAAAGFGASLVIAFGSLNIPLLFAVPIGAFLMTMFSAGVLFSFAAFKNFNSSMLVLVGIALLFLFQSMLSLVQFLSSPEISQLILFWLFGSLQKANWINLAVVSVVTIVAITLLFRDTWALTALRLGEDKAKSMGVNLTRLRVKVLLIVSVMTATAISFVGVIGFIGLVAPHIARTLVGEDQRFFMPSAMLTGAAFLSISSVLSKAIVPGALFPVGIITAFVGVPFFFWIILSRKNIC; this comes from the coding sequence ATGGACGCTAAAAACACGATAGCACAGCACAGAAAACGTGAATACAAAAGATTTTTAATCATTATCACGTTTTTAACCATTGCCTTTGTTTCGCTTGTTTTTGACATTGCCACTGGGCCGTCAATGCTATCTCCTAGTGAGGTTTTAGCAGCACTTTTAGAGCCTATTTTAAAAAGTGACAAAGTAGATAGCACTGCTTTTATTATCGTTTGGGATTTAAGGCTTCCGATTGCCTTGATGGCACTTGTTGTTGGGGCTACGCTTGGTGTTGGTGGTGCTCAAATCCAAACACTACTAAATAACCCTATGGCAAGTCCTTACACGCTAGGACTTGCAGCAGCTGCTGGTTTTGGTGCTAGTCTTGTCATCGCATTTGGTAGCTTAAATATACCACTACTTTTTGCCGTGCCTATTGGTGCTTTTTTAATGACAATGTTTAGTGCTGGTGTACTTTTTAGCTTTGCGGCATTTAAAAATTTCAACTCATCAATGCTTGTTTTAGTAGGCATCGCACTTTTGTTTTTGTTCCAATCAATGCTCTCACTAGTCCAATTTTTATCATCGCCTGAAATTTCACAGCTCATTTTATTTTGGCTTTTTGGTAGCTTACAAAAGGCAAACTGGATAAATTTAGCAGTAGTTAGCGTTGTTACGATAGTTGCAATTACACTTTTATTTCGTGATACTTGGGCCTTAACGGCTCTCAGACTTGGCGAGGATAAGGCAAAAAGTATGGGTGTAAATTTAACAAGACTAAGAGTAAAGGTGCTTTTAATCGTATCTGTAATGACCGCTACTGCCATTAGTTTTGTTGGAGTTATCGGATTTATCGGACTTGTAGCTCCCCATATCGCAAGGACATTAGTTGGTGAAGACCAGCGCTTTTTTATGCCTAGTGCTATGCTAACTGGTGCTGCGTTTTTATCTATCTCATCAGTTTTATCAAAGGCGATCGTGCCTGGTGCATTATTTCCTGTTGGAATTATTACCGCGTTTGTTGGTGTGCCATTTTTCTTTTGGATCATACTTTCAAGGAAAAATATATGTTAG
- a CDS encoding ABC transporter ATP-binding protein has translation MLELKNLEIYRGDLCVANKVNTNFKSGKTYGILGPNGAGKTSLLTAIFGDLDFSGEIKFKDKTLSFKNHFSWKKQIAYMPQDSLVDASLTALEVVLLGLLDNLGLYVSDEQLSKAVSIMDELGILHLASKDVTKLSGGQRQMVMFASVLIKSPKIILLDEPVSALDMHHSCILLDYVKKFTKERDLTTIMILHDLSLASQFCDELILLNKAEIKAQGAPKEVLTKDIIKELYRVKADIFYCSDGQPVVIAKQAIK, from the coding sequence ATGTTAGAGCTTAAAAATTTAGAAATTTACAGAGGCGATTTATGCGTAGCAAATAAAGTTAATACAAATTTTAAAAGTGGTAAAACATACGGAATTTTAGGTCCAAATGGAGCCGGTAAAACATCGCTTTTAACGGCTATTTTTGGTGATCTTGATTTTAGTGGCGAGATAAAATTTAAAGACAAAACATTAAGTTTTAAAAACCATTTTAGTTGGAAAAAACAGATAGCCTATATGCCACAAGATAGCTTGGTTGATGCTAGTTTAACCGCTCTTGAAGTCGTTCTTTTAGGGCTTCTTGATAATCTTGGACTTTATGTAAGCGATGAGCAACTATCAAAAGCAGTGTCAATTATGGATGAGCTTGGCATACTTCATCTAGCAAGCAAAGATGTTACTAAATTATCTGGCGGTCAAAGGCAGATGGTTATGTTTGCTTCTGTGCTTATTAAATCGCCAAAGATTATCTTGCTTGATGAGCCAGTTAGTGCGCTTGATATGCATCACTCCTGCATATTGCTTGATTATGTAAAAAAATTTACAAAAGAGCGCGATTTAACAACCATTATGATACTTCACGATTTAAGCCTAGCTTCGCAATTTTGCGATGAGTTAATCCTTTTAAACAAGGCGGAAATTAAAGCACAAGGCGCACCAAAAGAGGTGCTTACAAAAGATATAATCAAAGAGCTTTACAGAGTAAAAGCCGATATTTTTTATTGCAGTGATGGACAACCTGTTGTTATTGCAAAACAAGCCATAAAATAA
- a CDS encoding pseudoazurin, whose translation MKKFAVLFAVLALNFAFAKDYEVQMLDMDKNNQTMLFEPGFLQIQPGDSVTFVPTHKSHWAKSVIVPEGAEKFESKLDEKATFTFDKEGVYIYVCPPHQMMNMVGIIQVGKATNLDKIKQALPKLEKRATMNEGRLSEYAKGINE comes from the coding sequence ATGAAAAAATTTGCAGTTTTATTTGCCGTTTTGGCACTAAATTTTGCTTTTGCAAAGGATTATGAGGTGCAAATGCTTGATATGGATAAAAACAATCAAACTATGCTTTTTGAGCCTGGATTTTTACAAATACAGCCGGGTGACAGCGTGACATTTGTGCCCACGCATAAAAGCCACTGGGCAAAAAGCGTGATAGTACCTGAGGGAGCGGAGAAATTTGAGAGCAAATTAGATGAAAAAGCAACATTTACTTTTGATAAAGAGGGTGTTTATATTTACGTTTGTCCACCTCATCAGATGATGAATATGGTTGGCATTATTCAAGTTGGTAAGGCTACAAATTTAGATAAAATAAAACAAGCTCTACCAAAACTTGAAAAACGTGCTACGATGAACGAGGGCAGATTAAGCGAGTATGCAAAAGGCATAAATGAGTAG
- a CDS encoding ATP-grasp domain-containing protein, which yields MSRIFILTCNEYPNGNDALNELCLRLSREIYKAKIIPWQKFLEQNPPKNSIILPLGVWDYSKNFNAFMTFLDEISSYLTLNEIQIIKENITKEYLTKLQDKLPTIPTEILKTKDEMTKKIGSLKGEFIIKPLVGQSGNGVEKIDKISSLDAYDNGAIIQPFIKEISQNGEICFVFFNSKFKYAIKREIKQGEFRANSNYGVTIKPILSPNLELLNMAKMALKVLLKDKISLYARVDIVPTKQGGLINEVELIEPSLYFNHFKNGYEIFINALKSRI from the coding sequence ATGAGTAGAATTTTTATTTTAACTTGTAACGAATACCCAAACGGCAACGACGCCTTAAACGAGCTTTGTTTAAGGCTTAGCCGTGAAATTTACAAAGCCAAAATCATACCTTGGCAGAAATTTTTAGAGCAAAATCCACCAAAAAATAGCATAATTTTACCGCTTGGAGTTTGGGATTATTCTAAAAATTTTAACGCCTTTATGACTTTTTTAGATGAAATTTCAAGCTATTTAACCCTAAATGAGATACAAATCATAAAAGAAAATATCACAAAAGAGTATCTAACTAAACTTCAAGATAAACTGCCAACAATCCCAACTGAAATTTTAAAAACAAAAGATGAGATGACTAAAAAAATAGGTAGTTTAAAAGGCGAATTTATTATAAAACCACTCGTTGGTCAAAGCGGAAATGGTGTAGAGAAAATAGATAAAATTTCAAGCCTTGACGCTTATGACAATGGAGCGATAATTCAGCCATTTATCAAAGAAATTTCACAAAATGGCGAGATCTGTTTTGTATTTTTTAACTCTAAATTTAAATACGCCATAAAAAGAGAGATAAAACAGGGCGAATTTAGGGCAAATTCAAACTACGGCGTAACAATAAAACCAATTTTATCGCCAAATTTAGAGCTTTTAAACATGGCAAAAATGGCTTTAAAGGTACTTTTAAAAGATAAAATTTCTCTTTATGCAAGAGTAGATATTGTGCCAACAAAACAGGGCGGACTCATAAACGAAGTAGAGCTGATTGAACCAAGCTTGTATTTTAACCACTTTAAAAACGGCTACGAAATTTTCATTAATGCGTTAAAAAGTAGAATTTAA